The DNA region CTGGGTGTGCAGGTCGCCGTGGTAGTGGGCGGAGGCAATATCTGGCGTGGTGTGGCCGGCAGTGCCAAGGGTATGGATCGGGCCACAGCCGACTATATGGGCATGCTGGCCACGGTGATTAACGCATTGGCCCTGCAGGACGGTCTGAGCAAGCAGGGTGTGGACAGCCGGGTGCAGACGGCCATTGAGATGAAGGAAGTGGCCGAACCTTATATCAGGCGCCGGGCCATTCGCCACCTGGAAAAGGGGCGGGTGGTGATCTTTGGCGCAGGTACGGGTAATCCTTATTTTTCCACTGATACCACCGCCGCGCTGCGGGCGGCCGAAATTGAGGCCGAGGTTATTTTAATGGCCAAACAGGTGAACGGTGTCTATGACTCCGACCCGCGCAAGAACCCCGCTGCCCAGAAATTTGATCGGCTTTCTTATATCGAGGTGCTGAACAGGGGATTGGCAGTGATGGATGCCACAGCCACGTCGCTTTGTATGGACAATGGCATCCCGCTGATTGTGTTTAACCTGAATGAG from Desulfurispora thermophila DSM 16022 includes:
- the pyrH gene encoding UMP kinase is translated as MQKPAYRRVILKLSGEALAGGQGYGIDPDVVMSICRQIDEVVALGVQVAVVVGGGNIWRGVAGSAKGMDRATADYMGMLATVINALALQDGLSKQGVDSRVQTAIEMKEVAEPYIRRRAIRHLEKGRVVIFGAGTGNPYFSTDTTAALRAAEIEAEVILMAKQVNGVYDSDPRKNPAAQKFDRLSYIEVLNRGLAVMDATATSLCMDNGIPLIVFNLNEEGNIKRAIMGEFVGTYVGGESIG